The following are encoded together in the Acipenser ruthenus chromosome 24, fAciRut3.2 maternal haplotype, whole genome shotgun sequence genome:
- the LOC117429328 gene encoding C-myc promoter-binding protein-like isoform X9 — MMEDKGFRVADYFVVAGLTDSSKPLEEEIHFNDICHKIAKPKAPITDVAIIIKSLGEEVPQGYTCVDTTPTGLSADLNNGSLMGPQIFLCYKRGRDKPPLTDLGVLYEWKERLKQGCHIIQTTPSGRPANISSPSSQRIYITYRRAPDSMSQTSLAVTDICIIIPSKGETPPHTFCKVDKNLNSSMWGSSVYLCYKKSVAKTNTIAYKAGLICRYPEEDYESFPLPESVPLFCLPMGATIECWPSETKYPLPVFSTFVLTGSSGEKVYGAAIHFYEPHAQENLTDKQRSQLGLISATNRKPIVSKTIHTNKCICLLSHWPFFDAFRKFLTFLYRYSISGPHVLPIERHVSHFMHKVPFPSPQRPRILVQLSPHDNLILSQPVSSPLPLSGGRFTTLLQNLGPENAITLLVFAVTEHKILIHSLRPAVVTSVTEALVSMIFPFHWPCPYIPLCPLALADVLSAPCPFIVGVDSRYFDLYDPPPDVSCVDLDTNTISHTEDKRALTWKILPKKACKNLMNLLNNIYQELAESQQRPREDGLMELSMNDYDFNSGKSLQTLEMEIQEAFLRFMASILKGYRSYLRPITQAPSEKATDASSLFDLQGFLKSRDRSHQKFYSLMTKTQMFIRFIEECSFVSDKDASLAFFDDCVDKVDLDKLEEMRLIELDESQRSEHTVFITPPELPALPDGEEHPLQYSYSGFPVLILELFDRPDGLLKTPATRLTSKQSSPTSPSPMFRRTKQEIKSAHKIAKKYSSIPQMWSKCLLRHCYGLWFICLPAYVKVCHSKIRALRTAYDVLRKMQVKKLEPPDEVCYRVLMQLCGQYGQPVLAVRVLFEMKKAGVHPNAITYGYYNKAVLESTWPSSTRGGYFLWMKLRNVLLGVVQFRRALKKPQSHPPQTPLSGGQSDLGYNSLSKEEVRRGDAATQDGPVETEDKKESDSSSLSESESVKGSGDSVPQFDCQEAACGFKPPGGIVRVSCPFEAVNESGDTSNDPVAGLMFTTCLEEIGYVQNNSLRKRHKSAVEGSLKEPMSWGDRNRNLSGDTILGLQMNKRGVVETDTRKMAEKLGADIKILSNAVQTVRPNTLDIGNGTHRSKAVNRDSPEKDSSDEDAAFEADKIDSPSIFNLEDLDDEPASAGKSVKAAARKPRRVERSSSSSSFAARPVEMGFDPLSLFAAQTEQQTEEEEEVRSLSTPSARRELAEEIEMYMNNMSSPLVSRAPSVDLQRTRDDDPTCIQSPSMEEKNSRRSSLPPSSPRAVGLPRSRTYHSKTDSKLRERLWSSPSFSSNSPQRELPPDPEGAVALMSPSSFNLDTLLTPTFDVLKSSMFSAGKGVAEKASKWYSRFATYSTSSKDLNYDRSSISSGGLIDPESSSLMDDDVYSEYEGAASPQGNNIAYVAKGVGQSQTSHDSTSKQPHHTGSVLSTGSNFPLPDKSELDSSRYTSNTSIFQNYAMEVLISSCSRCKTCDCLVYDEEIMAGWTADDSNLNTTCPFCGSPFLPFLNIEIRDLRGPGRCFLKYGPSVEEGVSTACSTVPNVETRNSVISPADPDMAVSPKITVPECPDPESRSTRCGCTPAKSIEIPSERKWGVSDSGCAGHPMARSATTFYPLEEDDAPRRNTHSVPTGSLPSRFSDVADLLSFEWRLHNPDPVTVPYLSPLVLWKELESLLENEGDHVITVADFVDHHPIVFWNLVWYFRRLDLPSNLPGLILSSEHCNRGSKVPRNWLSEDSKHVLIQILWDNLKLHQDPGQPFYILWNTHSVKYPMVDSVQKGEEPFNEEFLQSVVKSIQMNDVYRPMSQILEILGKQLGMKRQRSLYREILFLSLVALGKDNIDIDAFDREYKMAYDRLTPIQVKFTHNCDRPPSTGVMECRKTFGEPYL, encoded by the exons ATGATGGAAGACAAAGGCTTTCGTGTTGCCGATTACTTTGTGGTGGCGGGTTTGACCGATTCATCCAAACCACTCGAAGAGGAAATCCACTTCAATGACATCTGCCACAAGATCGCCAAACCCAAAGCCCCGATCACAGACGTGGCCATCATCATTAAATCGCTAGGAGAGGAGGTGCCACAAGGCTACACATGTGTGGACACGACTCCAACAGGACTGTCTGCAGATCTCAACAATGGCAGCCTCATGGGACCCCAGATCTTCCTGTGCTACAAGAGAGGCAGGGATAAACCACCTCTCACTGATCTTGG GGTTTTGTACGAGTGGAAGGAAAGACTCAAGCAGGGCTGTCATATTATTCAAACCACTCCTTCCGGACGCCCTGCTAATATCAGCAGCCCCTCATCACAGAGGATATATATTACTTACCGGCGCGCCCCAGACAGCATGTCTCAGACTTCCCTGGCCGTGACAGACATATGTATAATCATTCCAAGTAAAGGAGAGACCCCGCCACACACCTTCTGCAAGGTGGACAAAAACCTCAATAGTAGCATG TGGGGCTCGTCTGTATATCTTTGTTACAAGAAGTCGGTGGCAAAGACCAATACCATAGCATATAAAGCTG GTTTAATTTGCAGGTATCCAGAAGAAGACTATGAATCATTCCCTTTACCTGAATCTGTGCCTCTCTTCTGCCTGCCCATGGGTGCAACAATCGAATGCTGGCCTTCCGAAACCAAATACCCACTCCCTGTTTTCTCTACATTTGTATTGACTGGATCTTCTGGAGAAAAG GTGTACGGCGCTGCAATCCATTTCTATGAGCCCCACGCGCAGGAGAACCTCACTGACAAACAGCGCTCCCAACTGGGACTGATCAGCGCCACCAATCGCAAACCCATTGTCTCCAAAACCATCCACACCAACAAGTGCATATGTCTGCTCTCCCACTGGCCTTTCTTTGATGCCTTTAGGAAGTTTCTGACATTCCTGTACCGATACTCGATCTCTGGCCCTCATGTACTACCCATTGAGAG ACACGTATCCCATTTCATGCACAAAGTTCCTTTTCCGTCGCCTCAAAGGCCGAGAATCTTGGTGCAG CTGTCGCCACATGATAACTTGATACTGAGCCAGCCTGTATCATCACCATTGCCACTTAG TGGTGGCAGGTTCACTACCCTGCTGCAGAATCTCGGCCCTGAGAATGCGATCACGCTGCTGGTGTTTGCAGTCACAGAACACAAGATCCTGATCCACTCGCTCAGGCCAGCCGTGGTCACAAGCGTGACCGAGGCATTGGTCTCT ATGATTTTCCCTTTCCACTGGCCCTGCCCATATATTCCTCTTTGTCCTTTGGCATTAGCAGATGTGCTGAGTGCCCCTTGCCCGTTCATAGTCGGGGTCGATTCGAGATACTTTGATCTGTATGATCCGCCTCCAGATGTCAGCTGTGTTGATCTGGACACTAACACGATATCACA TACTGAAGATAAGAGGGCTTTGACCTGGAAGATTCTGCCAAAGAAGGCTTGCAAAAATCTGATGAATTTGTTGAATAACATTTACCAGGAACTAGCAGAAT CACAACAGAGACCAAGAGAAGATGGGTTGATGGAGTTAAGCATGAATGACTATGATTTTAACTCTGGGAAGAGTCTGCAAACCCTGGAAATGGAGATACAGGAGGCATTCTTGCGCTTCATGGCCTCGATATTGAAGGGATACCGGTCATACCTTCGTCCCATTACACAGGCCCCCTCTGAGAAGGCAACTGATGCTAGCTCTCTGTTCGACTTGCAAG GCTTCCTGAAGAGTCGGGATCGCTCTCACCAGAAGTTTTACTCGCTGATGACGAAGACGCAGATGTTTATTCGGTTTATTGAAGAGTGTTCCTTCGTGAGCGACAAGGATGCAAGTCTGGCATTTTTCGATGATTGTGTAGATAAA GTGGACCTGGACAAGCTGGAGGAGATGCGTCTGATTGAGCTGGACGAGTCCCAGCGCAGTGAGCACACTGTGTTCATCACCCCCCCAGAGCTCCCAGCTCTGCCTGATGGAGAGGAGCACCCTCTGCAGTACAG CTACAGTGGCTTTCCTGTGCTGATCCTGGAGCTGTTTGATCGACCGGATGGTTTGCTGAAGACCCCGGCTACCAGACTGACCTCGAAGCAGAGCTCTCCCACTAGCCCCTCACCCATGTTCAGGAGGACTAAACAG gaaaTCAAGTCAGCCCACAAAATTGCAAAAAAGTACTCGTCCATACCACAGATGTGGTCCAAGTGTCTCTTGCGACACTGCTACGGCTTGTGGTTCATCTGTCTGCCTGCGTACGTCAAAGTGTGTCACTCAAAGATCAGGGCTCTGAGAACGGCATACGATGTGCTGAGAAAAATGCAAGTCAAGAAACTTGAGCCTCCTGACGAG gtgTGTTACCGAGTTCTGATGCAGTTGTGTGGACAGTATGGTCAGCCAGTTTTAGCAGTTCGGGTTCTTTTTGAAATGAAGAAGGCTGGTGTTCACCCCAATGCTATTACATACGGTTATTATAACAAG GCTGTTTTAGAAAGCACTTGGCCTTCCAGTACTAGGGGTGGTTACTTTCTCTGGATGAAATTGAGAAATGTCCTTCTAGGAGTTGTGCAGTTCAGAAGAGCCTTGAAAAAGCCCCAGTCACACCCCCCACAGACCCCTCTCTCAG GTGGTCAGTCTGACCTTGGGTACAACTCTCTGTCGAAAGAGGAGGTGAGGCGGGGTGACGCTGCTACACAGGATGGTCCAGTGGAGACGGAGGACAAGAAGGAGAGCGACTCCAGCTCAC TTTCAGAAAGCGAGAGTGTAAAGGGCAGTGGTGACTCTGTTCCTCAGTTTGATTGTCAAGAAGCAGCCTGTGGATTTAAACCTCCCGGGGGAATCGTCCGTGTCAGCTGCCCTTTTGAGGCAGTCAACGAGTCAGGCGACACGAGCAATG ATCCTGTTGCAGGACTTATGTTCACCACCTGTTTAGAGGAGATTGGCTATGTTCAAAACAACAGCCTTCGGAAGAGACACAAGAGTGCCGTAGAAGGGAGTTTGAAGGAACCGATGAGCTGGGGAGACCGGAACCGCAACCTCAGTGGAGACACAATCCTGGGGCTGCAGATGAACAAAAGGGGGGTTGTGGAGACTGACACCAGGAAGATGGCTGAGAAACTGGGAGCCGACATCAAGATCCTTTCAAACGCTGTCCAGACCGTGAGACCGAACACTCTGGACATTGGAAACGGCACCCACAGGTCAAAAGCTGTAAACCGAGACAGTCCGGAGAAGGACTCCAGCGACGAAGACGCGGCTTTCGAAGCTGATAAAATAGACTCGCCCTCTATCTTCAACCTAGAGGACCTTGACGACGAGCCGGCCAGCGCTGGGAAGTCTGTGAAAGCGGCGGCTCGGAAGCCACGCAGGGTGGAGaggtccagcagcagcagcagctttgcaGCCAGGCCGGTCGAGATGGGCTTCGACCCTCTCTCCCTGTTTGCAGCCCAGACGGAGCAGCAGactgaggaggaagaggaagtgAGGAGCCTCTCCACCCCCTCCGCACGGAGAGAGCTGGCCGAGGAGATCGAAATGTACATGAACAACATGAGCAGCCCCCTGGTCAGCCGTGCCCCCAGCGTGGACCTACAGAGGACGAGGGACGACGACCCCACCTGTATCCAGAGCCCCTCCATGGAGGAAAAGAACTCCAGGAGGTCCAGCCTTCCCCCAAGCTCCCCCAGAGCTGTGGGGCTTCCACGCTCCAGGACCTATCACTCCAAGACAGACAGCAAGCTAAGAGAGAGGCTGTGGTCGTCTCCCTCCTTCTCATCGAACAGCCCGCAGAGGGAGCTGCCTCCAGACCCCGAAGGAGCAGTGGCGCTGATGTCCCCGTCGTCTTTTAATCTGGACACCTTACTAACACCCACCTTTGATGTGCTCAAGAGCAGCATGTTTTCAGCAGGGAAAGGAGTAGCAGAAAAAGCCAGCAAGTGGTATTCCAGATTTGCTACCTACTCCACTTCTTCTAAG GATCTCAATTACGACAGATCTAGCATATCATCTGGTGGGTTGATAGATCCGGAATCCTCTTCATTGATGGATGATGATGTCTACAGTGAATATGAAGGGGCAGCGTCCCCTCAAGGAAACAATATTGCATACGTGGCTAAGGGGGTGGGACAGAGCCAAACATCTCACGACAGCACTTCAAAGCAACCACATCACACAG GTAGTGTACTGTCCACAGGCTCCAACTTCCCATTGCCTGACAAGTCGGAACTGGATTCATCTCGTTACACCAGCAACACCAGTATATTTCAAAATTACGCCATGGAG GTCCTCATTTCAAGCTGCTCGCGCTGTAAGACCTGCGACTGTCTGGTCTATGATGAGGAGATCATGGCGGGATGGACTGCAGACGACTCCAACCTCAACACCACCTGTCCCTTCTGCGGGAGTCCCTTCCTGCCCTTCCTCAACATCGAGATCCGAGACCTCCGGGGACCCGGCAG gtgtTTTTTGAAGTACGGCCCATCTGTGGAGGAAGGCGTGTCCACAGCCTGCTCTACGGTTCCTAACGTGGAGACCAGGAATTCTGTCATCTCCCCTGCTGACCCAGACATGGCTGTCTCTCCGAAGATCACAGTACCGGAATGCCCAGATCCCGAAAG taGAAGCACTCGCTGTGGATGCACCCCTGCTAAGTCCATTGAGATTCCCTCGGAGAGGAAGTGGGGTGTCAGTGATTCGGGCTGTGCGGGGCACCCCATGGCTCGGAGCGCCACTACCTTCTATCCACTGGAGGAGGACGATGCCCCCCGCAGAAACACCCACAGTGTACCCACAGGGAGCCTGCCCTCCAGGTTCAGTGATGTTGCA GATCTTCTGAGCTTTGAATGGAGGCTACACAATCCAGACCCGGTCACGGTTCCCTATCTCAGTCCTCTCGTACTGTGGAAAGAACTGGAAAGCTTGCTGGAAAACGAAGGGGATCATGTGATAACGGTGGCAGACTTCGTGGACCATCATCCCATTGTGTTCTGGAATCTGGTGTGGTATTTCAGACGACTTGATCTGCCAAGCAATTTGCCAGGCTTAATACTGTCCTCTGAACATTGCAACAGAGGGTCAAAG GTTCCTCGAAACTGGTTGTCAGAAGATAGCAAACATGTTTTAATCCAGATTCTGTGGGACAATCTTAAACTACACCAGGATCCAGGACAGCCGTTCTACATCCTGTGGAACACGCACA GTGTGAAATACCCCATGGTAGACTCTGttcaaaagggagaggagccttTCAATGAAGAGTTCTTGCAGAGCGTGGTGAAGAGCATTCAGATGAACGACGTCTATCGGCCCATGAGTCAAATCTTAGAGATTCTAGGTAAACAACTGGGCATGAAAAGACAGAG AAGCTTATACAGAGAAATCCTGTTCCTTTCTCTGGTTGCCCTTGGAAAAGACAACATTGATATTG atGCATTTGATAGAGAGTACAAGATGGCCTATGATCGTCTGACTCCCATCCAGGTGAAGTTTACACATAACTGTGATCGTCCTCCCAGCACTGGAGTCATGGAGTGCCGCAAGACCTTCGGAGAACCGTATCTGTAA